A genomic region of Kineococcus endophyticus contains the following coding sequences:
- a CDS encoding acetate/propionate family kinase gives MGNGSVVVVNCGSSSVKLALVDPETGERALSCLGERIGSPDAVVHMTTTSGGESTTRTITPAATTHRGALAHVLQRLLDLDLPPLLGVGHRVVQGGSVFRGSVRIDDRVLGQIHELSALAPLHNPANASGIEAARAVLPDLEHVAVFDTAFHQTMPEVNYRYAVPARWYEEFGVRRYGMHGTSHRFVSQRAAQILTEADGRDPATLKTVVAHLGNGCSATAVLGGRSVDTTMGLTPLEGLVMGTRSGDLDPAVVELVADRTGESVTEIVRQLNSASGLLALSGLSNDVRTLSGKAAEGHAGARLALDVFVHRAAKHVAALTVSLGGLDALVLTGGIGENAVNVRSMLLARLAHLGLVEDPAANADHGRGSTPVGRITVPGSGPLAMVVPTDEELLIARDTVALVNQH, from the coding sequence GTGGGCAACGGGTCGGTCGTGGTGGTCAACTGCGGGAGCTCGTCGGTCAAGCTCGCGCTCGTGGACCCGGAGACGGGCGAGCGCGCCCTCAGCTGCCTGGGCGAGCGCATCGGCAGCCCCGACGCCGTCGTGCACATGACGACGACGTCGGGCGGGGAGTCCACGACGCGCACCATCACGCCCGCCGCGACGACGCACCGCGGCGCCCTGGCCCACGTCCTGCAGCGCCTGCTCGACCTCGACCTGCCGCCGCTGCTCGGCGTCGGGCACCGCGTCGTGCAGGGCGGGTCGGTCTTCCGCGGCTCCGTCCGCATCGACGACCGCGTCCTGGGGCAGATCCACGAGCTGTCGGCGCTGGCGCCCCTGCACAACCCGGCCAACGCCTCCGGCATCGAGGCCGCGCGCGCGGTCCTGCCCGACCTCGAGCACGTGGCCGTCTTCGACACCGCGTTCCACCAGACGATGCCCGAGGTGAACTACCGGTACGCGGTGCCCGCGCGCTGGTACGAGGAGTTCGGCGTCCGCCGCTACGGGATGCACGGCACGAGCCACCGGTTCGTCAGCCAGCGCGCCGCCCAGATCCTCACCGAGGCCGACGGCCGGGACCCGGCGACCCTCAAGACGGTCGTCGCGCACCTCGGGAACGGGTGCAGCGCAACGGCTGTCCTGGGCGGTCGGTCGGTCGACACGACCATGGGCCTGACGCCGCTGGAGGGCCTGGTCATGGGGACGCGCTCGGGCGACCTCGACCCGGCCGTCGTCGAGCTCGTCGCCGACCGCACGGGGGAGAGCGTCACCGAGATCGTCCGGCAGCTGAACTCCGCCTCCGGGCTGCTCGCGCTGTCGGGCCTGTCGAACGACGTCCGGACGCTGTCGGGCAAGGCCGCCGAGGGCCACGCCGGCGCGCGGCTCGCGCTCGACGTCTTCGTCCACCGCGCGGCCAAGCACGTCGCCGCCCTGACGGTCTCGCTCGGCGGGCTCGACGCCCTCGTCCTGACCGGTGGGATCGGGGAGAACGCGGTCAACGTGCGCTCGATGCTGCTGGCCCGCCTCGCCCACCTCGGCCTCGTCGAGGACCCCGCCGCCAACGCCGACCACGGCCGCGGGTCGACGCCGGTCGGGCGCATCACCGTGCCCGGGTCCGGTCCGCTGGCGATGGTCGTCCCGACCGACGAGGAACTGCTCATCGCCCGGGACACCGTCGCGCTCGTGAACCAGCACTGA
- the mgrA gene encoding L-glyceraldehyde 3-phosphate reductase, which translates to MSPTTYTADAGRYESMPYRRCGRSGLELPALSLGFWHNFGDDKPFQTQRDITRRAFDLGITHFDLANNYGPPYGTAETNFGRLFREDFKPYRDELVISSKAGWDMWPGPYGDRGSRKYLTASLDQSLQRMGLDHVDIFYHHRPDPDTPLEETMGALDAIVRSGKALYVGISSYGPERTLQASRILRDLGTPLLIHQPSYSMFNRWIESGLLDVLEAEGVGCIPFTALAQGLLTNRYLNGIPEDSRAAQGKSLDPSILNDETLRRIRGLQEIAEGRGQTLAQLALAWTLRDRRVTTTLIGASSVQQVEDNVAAVQNLEFTDSELSAIEEFAVDSGVDLWAGVREGGEA; encoded by the coding sequence GTGAGCCCCACCACGTACACCGCAGACGCTGGACGGTACGAGTCCATGCCCTACCGCCGCTGCGGACGCAGCGGCCTGGAACTCCCGGCGCTCTCGCTCGGGTTCTGGCACAACTTCGGCGACGACAAGCCGTTCCAGACCCAGCGCGACATCACCCGCCGCGCGTTCGACCTGGGCATCACCCACTTCGACCTCGCGAACAACTACGGCCCGCCCTACGGCACCGCCGAGACGAACTTCGGGCGGTTGTTCCGCGAGGACTTCAAGCCCTACCGCGACGAACTCGTCATCTCCTCCAAGGCCGGCTGGGACATGTGGCCCGGGCCGTACGGGGACCGCGGGTCGCGCAAGTACCTGACGGCCTCCCTGGACCAGTCGCTCCAGCGCATGGGCCTGGACCACGTCGACATCTTCTACCACCACCGTCCGGACCCGGACACCCCGCTCGAGGAGACGATGGGGGCGCTCGACGCCATCGTCCGCTCGGGCAAGGCGCTGTACGTCGGGATCTCCTCCTACGGCCCGGAACGCACGCTGCAGGCCTCGCGGATCCTGCGCGACCTCGGCACCCCGCTGCTGATCCACCAGCCGTCGTACTCGATGTTCAACCGCTGGATCGAGTCCGGGCTGCTGGACGTCCTGGAGGCCGAGGGCGTCGGGTGCATCCCCTTCACCGCGCTCGCGCAGGGGCTGCTGACGAACCGCTACCTCAACGGGATCCCGGAGGACTCCCGTGCGGCGCAGGGCAAGTCCCTCGACCCGTCGATCTTGAACGACGAGACGCTGCGCCGCATCCGCGGCCTGCAGGAGATCGCCGAGGGCCGCGGCCAGACGCTCGCGCAGCTCGCCCTGGCCTGGACCCTGCGCGACCGGCGCGTGACCACGACTCTCATCGGCGCCAGTTCGGTGCAGCAGGTCGAGGACAACGTGGCCGCGGTGCAGAACCTGGAGTTCACCGACTCCGAACTGAGCGCGATCGAGGAGTTCGCCGTCGACTCCGGCGTCGACCTGTGGGCCGGCGTCCGCGAGGGCGGCGAGGCCTGA
- a CDS encoding DUF4383 domain-containing protein: protein MSLNLSGSDLSVHPRTTAGQHLSLVVGGLLVLFGIAGFVVSGFSDWTGGTQEQQVVGFSVNPLSSAVHLVLGLLGLLARTGRRRARWYGVVVFLAFAGLFAWGASSDGSGDTVLNLAWPITTAHGVLAAAGIVIALVPVTAGRRQSTAELR, encoded by the coding sequence ATGAGCCTGAACCTGTCGGGATCGGACCTGTCGGTGCACCCGCGGACGACCGCCGGTCAGCACCTGTCGCTCGTCGTCGGGGGGCTGCTGGTGCTGTTCGGGATCGCCGGGTTCGTCGTCTCCGGTTTCTCCGACTGGACGGGCGGCACGCAGGAGCAGCAGGTGGTCGGGTTCTCGGTGAACCCGCTCTCCAGCGCCGTGCACCTCGTCCTGGGACTGCTGGGGCTGCTCGCCCGCACGGGGCGCCGCCGCGCCCGCTGGTACGGGGTCGTCGTGTTCCTGGCGTTCGCCGGGCTCTTCGCGTGGGGGGCGTCCAGCGACGGGTCCGGGGACACCGTGCTGAACCTGGCCTGGCCGATCACCACCGCGCACGGCGTCCTCGCCGCGGCCGGCATCGTCATCGCCCTCGTGCCGGTGACGGCCGGGCGGCGGCAGTCCACCGCCGAACTGCGCTGA
- the thiM gene encoding hydroxyethylthiazole kinase has product MAAPSTTGSTLVSAQDVARAREAVAQGAPLVQCLTNSVVQTITANALLAVGAAPAMVDNVHEAAAFAALASAVLVNVGTLDETKAQAMSLAAGSAREHGRPWVLDPVAVGGLEFRTRIARELLDHAPTVVRGNASEVLGLAGAGAGGRGVDATDGAEDALEAARGLSARTGGVVAVSGPVDVLVHGDRTVRVAGGHVLLTRTTGAGCSLGALVAAYASAEPDPLVATAAAHLHVAIAAERAAARADRPGSFAIAWLDELDAVGPQDVLDGAGRLA; this is encoded by the coding sequence ATGGCTGCACCCTCCACGACCGGTTCCACGCTGGTGTCCGCCCAGGACGTCGCCCGCGCCCGCGAGGCCGTGGCCCAGGGGGCGCCCCTGGTCCAGTGCCTCACCAACTCGGTGGTGCAGACGATCACCGCCAACGCCCTGCTCGCCGTGGGGGCGGCCCCCGCGATGGTGGACAACGTGCACGAGGCCGCCGCGTTCGCGGCGCTCGCCTCCGCCGTCCTCGTCAACGTCGGGACCCTGGACGAGACGAAGGCGCAGGCCATGTCCCTGGCCGCGGGGTCGGCGCGCGAGCACGGACGGCCCTGGGTGCTGGACCCCGTCGCCGTCGGCGGGCTGGAGTTCCGCACGCGGATCGCCCGCGAGCTGCTCGACCACGCACCGACCGTGGTGCGCGGCAACGCCTCCGAGGTGCTCGGCCTCGCCGGGGCGGGTGCCGGCGGCCGTGGGGTCGACGCGACCGACGGGGCCGAGGACGCCCTGGAGGCGGCGCGGGGGCTCAGCGCCCGCACCGGCGGGGTGGTGGCCGTGTCGGGTCCCGTCGACGTCCTCGTCCACGGCGACCGGACCGTCCGCGTCGCCGGCGGGCACGTGCTGCTCACCCGCACGACGGGGGCGGGGTGCTCGCTCGGGGCGCTCGTCGCCGCCTACGCGTCGGCCGAACCCGACCCGCTCGTGGCGACCGCCGCCGCGCACCTGCACGTCGCCATCGCCGCGGAACGCGCTGCGGCGCGGGCCGACCGGCCCGGGTCCTTCGCGATCGCGTGGCTCGACGAACTCGACGCCGTCGGTCCGCAGGACGTCCTCGACGGCGCCGGACGCCTCGCGTGA
- a CDS encoding TenA family protein, which produces MSAVVSFTATAWERTAAVRAAVERCAFLAELADGTLDPGVFRHYLEQDALYLQGYARALSLLAARAPDAAAAGFWASSAHGAAVVESSLHGDLLEAGVLPPGDGAAPVASPTTLGYVSHLVATAATAPYAVGAAAVLPCFWVYADAGRRLAARAGLVEGHPFARWVATYDDPAFHAATATARDLVDAAARPDLEEAMHEAFAVATRYEWLFWESAHRREGWPDPVQ; this is translated from the coding sequence GTGAGCGCCGTCGTGAGCTTCACCGCGACCGCGTGGGAGCGGACCGCCGCGGTGCGCGCCGCCGTCGAACGGTGCGCGTTCCTCGCCGAGCTCGCCGATGGCACGCTCGACCCGGGCGTGTTCCGGCACTACCTCGAACAAGACGCGCTCTACCTGCAGGGGTACGCCAGGGCGCTGTCCCTGCTGGCCGCCCGCGCACCCGACGCCGCGGCGGCCGGGTTCTGGGCGTCCTCGGCGCACGGTGCGGCCGTCGTGGAGTCCTCGCTGCACGGCGACCTGCTCGAGGCGGGGGTGCTGCCGCCCGGGGACGGGGCGGCGCCGGTCGCCTCCCCGACGACGCTCGGGTACGTCTCGCACCTCGTCGCCACGGCCGCCACCGCGCCGTACGCGGTGGGCGCGGCCGCGGTGCTGCCCTGCTTCTGGGTCTACGCCGACGCCGGGCGCCGGCTGGCCGCCCGTGCCGGGCTCGTCGAGGGCCACCCGTTCGCCCGGTGGGTCGCGACGTACGACGACCCCGCCTTCCACGCCGCGACGGCCACGGCGCGGGACCTGGTCGACGCCGCCGCCCGGCCCGACCTCGAGGAGGCCATGCACGAGGCCTTCGCCGTCGCGACGCGCTACGAGTGGCTGTTCTGGGAGAGCGCCCACCGCAGGGAGGGCTGGCCCGACCCCGTGCAATGA
- the thiE gene encoding thiamine phosphate synthase, whose product MRAPFRPTLYLVTDTAQCGDRGVPAVVRAAVAGGVDAVQVRAKEGSDRERLALVLAVRDVLRGTGVPLLVNDAVDVALIAGVDGVHLGQSDLPAHEVRRIAPDLLLGLSVSTPEQAAAVDPAVVDHLGVGPVRETATKPDAAAALGADGVAAVVAASPVPCVAIGGIHQDNLDGLCGTGITGFCVVSEICGAADPERAARDLRAQWDRAGERR is encoded by the coding sequence GTGAGAGCGCCGTTCCGGCCCACGCTCTACCTCGTCACCGACACCGCCCAGTGCGGTGACCGCGGCGTCCCGGCCGTCGTCCGCGCCGCCGTCGCGGGTGGCGTCGACGCCGTCCAGGTGCGCGCCAAGGAGGGCTCCGACCGCGAGCGCCTCGCGCTCGTCCTGGCTGTCCGGGACGTGCTGCGGGGCACGGGAGTTCCCTTGCTGGTGAACGACGCCGTGGACGTCGCGCTGATCGCCGGCGTCGACGGCGTGCACCTGGGGCAGAGCGACCTGCCGGCGCACGAGGTGCGGCGGATCGCGCCGGACCTGCTGCTGGGCTTGTCCGTCTCGACGCCGGAGCAGGCCGCGGCGGTGGACCCGGCGGTCGTCGACCACCTCGGCGTCGGGCCCGTGCGGGAGACCGCGACGAAACCGGACGCGGCCGCGGCACTCGGCGCCGACGGCGTCGCGGCCGTCGTCGCGGCGTCGCCGGTGCCGTGCGTGGCGATCGGCGGGATCCACCAGGACAACCTCGACGGGTTGTGCGGCACGGGGATCACCGGGTTCTGCGTGGTCTCGGAGATCTGCGGCGCGGCGGACCCGGAACGGGCGGCGCGGGACCTGCGGGCGCAGTGGGACCGGGCGGGGGAGCGCCGGTGA
- a CDS encoding serine hydrolase — MTSPSSVLTPPAPARTRDPLVDGLRTVALVRVLLWHALAWAWLSWVFPAMPVMFFLAGSLLATSLDRGGWARTALRRARRLLVPFWVFGAAVLVTTALTARRSGEELALGDAWRWALPLLPPVGAEGQQGWLTSHLWYVSDYLWLVALAPVVVRCARRPVLASVVACAGLALLELGPRAGLPTPVGALRTGVGDALCYGLFAVLGAAWAGARALPGRAVLAAVAVTGVGGALALTTVVPLDRGSLNSSWLLLALAALGWLAALGLVEGPLRRWSARGGAVLRGVTARAVTIYLWHPAAIVLTRTAVDEVRPPGGAWTAVPLVVTGSVVLTAVAVLAVGWVEDVAGGRPPRWWPVRGARPARPALLLPAALGPVTAGCLALSVAFAGGPSPSLLAIPGPSDRSALEQSAFDAVADPDVVLPTREAPLAELPADVLQQALDDWVARTDGIDAASVGVASGAERWDAVWEGTSSVALGTGLPAGEPVLAASLTKGVTAALVLQEATRGTIDLDAPVPDLDGVPPGVQVTPRQLLHHAGGLPQYTQTPGFDPDRVWSPVDLVALAVQAPPLFAPGEQVSYSNSGFLWLGLLLEQVTGQPYADLVADRVAGPLGLTTMTVEQREVPGWVGFSSGGVVASPGDLARWQGALFSSDLVLTPQARAELVDLQPLGNGLGVWPSCPCGTDPDGTRWAMGWGQSVNAGGAFALPAEHVAVMGYLQPEGDRALEVAPDLATTLAGVLPGRVGGA; from the coding sequence ATGACCTCTCCCAGCTCGGTCCTGACGCCGCCCGCGCCCGCCCGCACCCGCGACCCGCTGGTCGACGGTCTGCGGACCGTCGCGCTGGTCCGGGTGCTGCTGTGGCACGCGCTGGCGTGGGCCTGGCTGTCCTGGGTGTTCCCGGCCATGCCGGTGATGTTCTTCCTCGCGGGGTCGCTGCTCGCGACGAGCCTGGACCGCGGCGGCTGGGCGCGCACGGCCCTGCGGCGGGCGCGGCGGCTGCTCGTGCCGTTCTGGGTCTTCGGGGCGGCCGTCCTCGTCACGACGGCCCTCACCGCGCGACGCAGCGGCGAGGAGCTCGCCCTCGGCGACGCGTGGCGCTGGGCGCTGCCCCTGCTGCCACCGGTCGGGGCGGAAGGGCAGCAGGGCTGGCTGACCTCTCACCTCTGGTACGTCAGCGACTACCTGTGGCTCGTGGCCCTCGCGCCCGTCGTCGTCCGCTGCGCCCGCCGTCCCGTGCTCGCGTCCGTCGTCGCCTGCGCAGGGCTGGCCCTGCTGGAGCTCGGGCCGCGCGCGGGCCTGCCCACGCCGGTGGGGGCGCTGCGCACCGGCGTCGGGGACGCCCTCTGCTACGGCCTCTTCGCCGTGCTCGGGGCCGCCTGGGCCGGTGCCCGGGCGCTGCCGGGACGCGCCGTCCTCGCCGCCGTCGCCGTCACCGGGGTGGGCGGCGCGCTGGCCCTGACGACGGTGGTCCCGCTGGACCGGGGGTCGCTCAACTCCTCGTGGCTCCTGCTGGCGCTGGCCGCCCTCGGCTGGCTGGCGGCCCTCGGGCTCGTCGAGGGACCCCTGCGCCGCTGGTCGGCCCGCGGGGGAGCGGTCCTGCGGGGCGTGACGGCCCGTGCGGTGACGATCTACCTGTGGCACCCGGCCGCGATCGTGCTGACGCGCACCGCCGTCGACGAGGTCCGGCCGCCCGGCGGGGCGTGGACGGCGGTCCCGCTGGTCGTGACCGGCTCGGTGGTCCTGACCGCCGTCGCGGTCCTCGCCGTCGGCTGGGTCGAGGACGTCGCCGGCGGCCGCCCGCCCCGGTGGTGGCCCGTCCGAGGGGCCCGGCCCGCCCGGCCGGCGCTGCTGCTGCCCGCGGCGCTGGGGCCCGTCACCGCCGGCTGCCTCGCCCTGTCCGTCGCCTTCGCGGGCGGGCCCAGCCCGTCACTGCTGGCCATCCCCGGCCCCTCGGACCGCAGCGCCCTGGAGCAGTCCGCCTTCGACGCCGTCGCCGACCCGGACGTCGTGCTCCCCACCCGCGAGGCACCCCTGGCGGAGCTGCCCGCCGACGTCCTGCAACAGGCGCTGGACGACTGGGTGGCCCGCACCGACGGCATCGACGCCGCCAGCGTGGGCGTCGCCTCCGGGGCGGAGCGCTGGGACGCGGTGTGGGAGGGGACGAGCTCGGTCGCCCTCGGCACGGGACTGCCGGCCGGCGAACCGGTCCTCGCTGCGTCGCTGACCAAGGGCGTGACGGCCGCCCTCGTCCTGCAGGAGGCGACCCGCGGGACGATCGACCTCGACGCGCCCGTTCCCGACCTCGACGGCGTCCCGCCCGGGGTGCAGGTCACGCCCCGCCAGTTGCTGCACCACGCCGGCGGGCTGCCGCAGTACACGCAGACGCCGGGCTTCGACCCCGACCGGGTGTGGAGCCCGGTCGACCTGGTGGCGCTCGCCGTGCAGGCACCCCCGCTCTTCGCGCCGGGGGAGCAGGTCAGCTACTCCAACAGCGGGTTCCTCTGGCTCGGCCTGCTCCTGGAGCAGGTGACGGGACAGCCGTACGCCGACCTCGTCGCCGACCGCGTGGCGGGACCGCTGGGCCTCACGACGATGACCGTCGAGCAGCGCGAGGTCCCCGGCTGGGTGGGGTTCTCCTCCGGTGGCGTCGTCGCCTCCCCGGGCGACCTGGCCCGCTGGCAGGGCGCGCTGTTCTCCTCCGACCTCGTCCTGACCCCGCAGGCCCGCGCCGAGCTCGTCGACCTGCAGCCGCTGGGCAACGGCCTGGGCGTCTGGCCGTCCTGCCCGTGCGGCACGGACCCGGACGGCACGCGCTGGGCCATGGGCTGGGGGCAGTCCGTCAACGCGGGCGGGGCCTTCGCCCTGCCCGCCGAGCACGTGGCCGTCATGGGGTACCTGCAACCGGAGGGGGACCGGGCGCTGGAGGTCGCCCCCGACCTCGCCACCACCCTGGCGGGAGTGCTGCCGGGCCGTGTCGGGGGTGCGTGA
- a CDS encoding LmeA family phospholipid-binding protein encodes MSSARRSGRPLVRVLVTLVALAVIAVAADLAARTYATDRVASQLRSEYRLPQDPEVTLAGGSFLWQAVRGRFEDVTVTVPRMTTEDDLVVRDVRVRLPEVDVPSSVLTGGAGTVDVAGGTVRAEVAYADLAQKASVGALDVTLTRDGDAVRAGATVRVFGLGVDLAVTGKPVLEGSDVRLEPVSAQLAGASVPLGRAEQLLEAAGFGGFTFPLEGVPPQVRLEGLQVADDGLVVTGTVTPSAVRVG; translated from the coding sequence GTGTCGTCCGCCCGCCGCTCCGGCCGTCCCCTCGTCCGCGTGCTCGTCACGCTCGTGGCGCTCGCGGTCATCGCCGTGGCGGCCGACCTGGCCGCCCGCACCTACGCGACCGACCGCGTCGCCTCCCAGCTGCGCAGCGAGTACCGGCTCCCGCAGGACCCCGAGGTCACCCTCGCGGGCGGCTCGTTCCTCTGGCAGGCCGTGCGGGGACGCTTCGAGGACGTGACCGTGACGGTGCCCCGCATGACGACCGAGGACGACCTCGTCGTCCGGGACGTGCGCGTGCGGCTGCCCGAGGTGGACGTCCCCTCGAGCGTGCTCACCGGTGGTGCCGGGACGGTCGACGTCGCCGGTGGCACCGTCCGGGCGGAGGTGGCCTACGCCGACCTCGCGCAGAAGGCCTCCGTCGGCGCCCTCGACGTGACGCTCACCCGCGACGGGGACGCCGTCCGCGCGGGGGCGACCGTCCGCGTCTTCGGGCTCGGCGTCGACCTCGCCGTCACGGGCAAGCCCGTCCTGGAGGGCTCGGACGTCCGGCTGGAACCGGTGAGCGCTCAGCTGGCGGGGGCCTCGGTGCCGCTCGGCCGCGCCGAGCAGCTGCTCGAGGCCGCGGGGTTCGGCGGCTTCACCTTCCCCCTCGAGGGGGTCCCGCCGCAGGTGCGGCTGGAGGGCCTGCAGGTCGCCGACGACGGTCTCGTCGTCACCGGGACGGTCACCCCCAGCGCGGTCCGCGTCGGCTGA
- the eda gene encoding bifunctional 4-hydroxy-2-oxoglutarate aldolase/2-dehydro-3-deoxy-phosphogluconate aldolase produces MSPASVLDVSPVVPVVVVEDVATAVPLARALLAGGVGVVELTLRTPVALDAVRAVAAEVPDILLGVGTCTSADDVARAVDAGAQFLVSPGTTPSIVGAARDRGVPLLPGVATVSEALVALELGVHELKFFPAQQSGGAPFLAALRTVLPQVRFCPTGGISPANAAEYLALSNVGCVGGSWLTPADALAAGDFARVEELARAAAALRVAGSPT; encoded by the coding sequence GTGTCGCCAGCCAGTGTTCTCGACGTCTCCCCGGTCGTGCCCGTCGTCGTCGTCGAGGACGTCGCCACGGCCGTCCCGCTGGCCCGCGCGCTGCTCGCGGGCGGCGTCGGGGTGGTCGAGCTGACCCTGCGGACGCCCGTCGCGCTCGACGCCGTGCGGGCCGTCGCCGCGGAGGTCCCCGACATCCTGCTCGGCGTCGGCACCTGCACGTCGGCCGACGACGTCGCCCGCGCCGTCGACGCGGGCGCGCAGTTCCTCGTCAGCCCGGGCACGACACCCTCGATCGTCGGGGCCGCCCGCGACCGCGGCGTCCCGCTGCTGCCGGGGGTCGCGACGGTCTCCGAAGCCCTGGTGGCGCTGGAACTCGGGGTCCACGAGCTGAAGTTCTTCCCCGCCCAGCAGTCCGGCGGTGCCCCGTTCCTCGCAGCGCTGCGCACGGTCCTGCCGCAGGTGCGGTTCTGCCCGACCGGGGGGATCTCCCCGGCGAACGCGGCGGAGTACCTCGCCCTCTCGAACGTGGGGTGCGTGGGCGGCAGTTGGCTCACCCCGGCGGACGCCCTCGCCGCGGGGGACTTCGCCCGCGTCGAGGAACTGGCCCGTGCCGCCGCGGCGCTGCGCGTGGCAGGATCGCCGACGTGA
- the thiD gene encoding bifunctional hydroxymethylpyrimidine kinase/phosphomethylpyrimidine kinase, whose translation MSARVAVPVALTIAGSDSGGGAGIQADLKTFAAHGVFGTSVLTALTAQNTRGVRGVHVVPAAFVTDQLDAVLEDITVHATKIGMLADAQVVAAVAAAVRRGGLGPVVLDPVMVATSGDRLLDPAAVAAVREDLLPVADLVTPNVPEAAVLLDAAPATDLDGARAQARELFFRTGTAVLLKGGHLRGPESVDVLVGPAGETVLRRPRVDTTGTHGTGCTLSAALAAQAALHPGADWDALAGPARDYLQSALLAGRALAVGSGQPGAHGPLDHAFALREAR comes from the coding sequence GTGAGCGCGCGGGTCGCCGTCCCCGTGGCCCTGACGATCGCGGGCAGCGACTCCGGCGGCGGGGCGGGGATCCAGGCCGACCTCAAGACGTTCGCGGCGCACGGCGTCTTCGGGACCAGCGTGCTGACGGCGCTCACGGCGCAGAACACCCGCGGGGTCCGCGGGGTGCACGTCGTGCCCGCGGCGTTCGTCACCGACCAGCTCGACGCCGTGCTCGAGGACATCACCGTGCACGCGACGAAGATCGGGATGCTGGCCGACGCGCAGGTCGTGGCCGCCGTCGCCGCCGCCGTGCGCCGCGGGGGCCTGGGGCCCGTCGTGCTGGACCCGGTGATGGTCGCCACGAGCGGGGACCGGCTGCTGGACCCGGCCGCCGTCGCCGCCGTCCGCGAGGACCTGCTGCCCGTCGCCGACCTCGTCACCCCGAACGTCCCGGAGGCGGCCGTCCTGCTCGACGCCGCCCCGGCCACGGACCTCGACGGCGCCCGGGCCCAGGCGCGGGAGCTGTTCTTCCGCACGGGGACCGCGGTGCTGCTCAAGGGCGGCCACCTCCGGGGCCCCGAGAGCGTCGACGTCCTCGTCGGGCCGGCGGGGGAGACGGTGCTGCGGCGCCCCCGCGTGGACACCACGGGGACGCACGGGACGGGCTGCACGCTGTCCGCCGCCCTCGCCGCGCAGGCCGCGCTGCACCCCGGGGCCGACTGGGACGCCCTGGCCGGGCCGGCGCGGGACTACCTGCAGTCGGCCCTGCTCGCCGGACGGGCCCTCGCCGTCGGGTCGGGACAGCCGGGTGCGCACGGCCCCCTCGACCACGCCTTCGCGCTGCGGGAGGCCAGGTGA